The Parambassis ranga chromosome 14, fParRan2.1, whole genome shotgun sequence genome includes a window with the following:
- the LOC114446635 gene encoding serine/threonine-protein kinase PAK 3 isoform X2 → MSDSVDIEEKPPAPPLRMNSSSRDSSSVNHASKPLPMAPEEKNKKVRLRSIFPGGDKTNKKKEKERPEISLPSDFEHTIHVGFDAVTGEFTGIPEQWARLLQTSNITKLEQKKNPQAVLDVLKFYDSKETVNNQKYMSFTSGDKSAHGYIAANTLNRLLSSGPPVSLRTCSALFDKGAKTSSTEPPIAPPVSEEEDEEEEEEEEEDEDEDDDDELPPVIAPRPEHTKSIYTRSVMDPPKPPTPVKEVLTPPESQVQPENTSNTMYRHTDRQRKKSKMTDEEILERLRSIVSVGDPKKKYTRFEKIGQGASGTVYTAIDIATGQEVAIKQMNLQQQPKKELIINEILVMRENKNSNIVNYLDSYLVGDELWVVMEYLAGGSLTDVVTETCMDEGQIAAVCRECLQALDFLHSNQVIHRDIKSDNILLGMDGSVKLTDFGFCAQITPEQNKRSTMVGTPYWMAPEVVTRKAYGPKVDIWSLGIMAIEMVEGEPPYLNENPLRALYLIATNGTPELQNPERLSSVFRDFLNRCLEMDVDRRGSAKELLQHSFLKLAKPLSSLTPLIVAAKEAIKNSSR, encoded by the exons ATGTCTGATAGTGTCGATATTGAAGAGAAACCACCAGCCCCCCCCTTGAGAATGAACAGTAGTTCCCGAGACTCTTCATCAGTTAATCACGCATCTAAACCGCTTCCAATGGCTCCtgaagagaagaacaagaaaGTCCGCCTGCGCTCCATCTTTCCTGGGGGAGACAAGA cgaacaagaagaaggagaaggaacgTCCAGAGATATCCCTACCCTCAGACTTTGAACACACCATTCATGTCGGCTTTGATGCCGTAACGGGAGAATTCACA GGCATCCCAGAGCAGTGGGCACGGCTCCTACAGACCTCCAACATCACCAagctggagcagaagaagaaCCCACAGGCCGTGCTGGATGTCTTAAAGTTCTACGACTCCAAAGAGACTGTGAACAACCAGAAATACATGAGCTTCACCTCGGGAG acAAGTCAGCACATGGGTACATAGCAGCAAACACTCTG AACCGACTGCTGTCATCTGGGCCTCCTGTCAGCCTTAGAACCTGCAGCGCATTATTTGACAAG GGTGCCAAAACATCATCGACAGAACCGCCAATCGCTCcacctgtgtcagaggaggaggatgaggaggaagaagaagaggaagaggaggacgaagatgaggatgatgatgacgaaCTGCCCCCAGTCATTGCGCCTCGTCCTGAGCATACCAAATCT ATCTACACTCGCTCAGTCATGGACCCACCAAAGCCCCCCACACCTGTGAAAGAGGTGTTGACTCCACCAGAGTCGCAGGTTCAGCCAGAgaacacatcaaacacaatGTATCGACACACTGACCGGCAGAGGAAGAAGTCTAAGATGACAGATGAGGAGATCCTGGAAAGACTCC GGAGTATTGTAAGTGTTGGGGATCCCAAAAAGAAGTACACACGCTTTGAGAAAATAGGACAAGG AGCGTCCGGCACTGTGTACACTGCCATCGACATAGCAACTGGCCAAGAG GTGGCCATTAAACAGAtgaacctgcagcagcagcccaaGAAAGAGCTGATCATCAATGAGATCTTGGTGATGAGGGAAAACAAAAACTCCAACATAGTCAACTACCTGGACAG TTACTTGGTAGGAGATGAGCTCTGGGTGGTGATGGAGTATTTGGCTGGAGGCTCGTTGACAGATGTAGTGACTGAGACCTGCATGGATGAGGGCCAGATTGCAGCAGTCTGCAGAGAG TGTCTTCAGGCTTTGGACTTCCTACACTCCAACCAAGTGATCCATAGAGATATAAAAAGTGACAATATCCTCTTGGGTATGGATGGATCTGTGAAGCTCA CCGATTTCGGCTTCTGTGCCCAGATCACTCCAGAGCAGAACAAGCGCAGCACGATGGTAGGAACGCCCTACTGGATGGCACCAGAGGTGGTGACCCGGAAGGCTTATGGCCCAAAGGTGGATATCTGGTCCCTGGGAATCATGGCGATAGAAATGGTGGAGGGAGAACCGCCTTATTTGAATGAGAATCCACTCAGG GCACTCTACCTGATTGCAACCAACGGGACTCCAGAGCTGCAGAATCCAGAGAGACTGTCATCTGTCTTCCGAGACTTCCTCAACCGCTGTCTGGAGATGGATGTGGACCGCAGAGGCTCTGCCAAGGAGTTGCTTCAG CATTCCTTCCTCAAGCTGGCAAAGCCTCTATCCAGCCTGACACCTCTGATTGTAGCTGCGAAGGAAGCCATAAAGAACAGCAGTCGCTAG
- the LOC114446635 gene encoding serine/threonine-protein kinase PAK 3 isoform X1 yields MSDSVDIEEKPPAPPLRMNSSSRDSSSVNHASKPLPMAPEEKNKKVRLRSIFPGGDKTNKKKEKERPEISLPSDFEHTIHVGFDAVTGEFTGIPEQWARLLQTSNITKLEQKKNPQAVLDVLKFYDSKETVNNQKYMSFTSGDKSAHGYIAANTLNRLLSSGPPVSLRTCSALFDKGAKTSSTEPPIAPPVSEEEDEEEEEEEEEDEDEDDDDELPPVIAPRPEHTKSIYTRSVMDPPKPPTPVKEVLTPPESQVQPENTSNTMYRHTDRQRKKSKMTDEEILERLRSIVSVGDPKKKYTRFEKIGQGASGTVYTAIDIATGQEVAIKQMNLQQQPKKELIINEILVMRENKNSNIVNYLDSFLIMEAAFMLSYLVGDELWVVMEYLAGGSLTDVVTETCMDEGQIAAVCRECLQALDFLHSNQVIHRDIKSDNILLGMDGSVKLTDFGFCAQITPEQNKRSTMVGTPYWMAPEVVTRKAYGPKVDIWSLGIMAIEMVEGEPPYLNENPLRALYLIATNGTPELQNPERLSSVFRDFLNRCLEMDVDRRGSAKELLQHSFLKLAKPLSSLTPLIVAAKEAIKNSSR; encoded by the exons ATGTCTGATAGTGTCGATATTGAAGAGAAACCACCAGCCCCCCCCTTGAGAATGAACAGTAGTTCCCGAGACTCTTCATCAGTTAATCACGCATCTAAACCGCTTCCAATGGCTCCtgaagagaagaacaagaaaGTCCGCCTGCGCTCCATCTTTCCTGGGGGAGACAAGA cgaacaagaagaaggagaaggaacgTCCAGAGATATCCCTACCCTCAGACTTTGAACACACCATTCATGTCGGCTTTGATGCCGTAACGGGAGAATTCACA GGCATCCCAGAGCAGTGGGCACGGCTCCTACAGACCTCCAACATCACCAagctggagcagaagaagaaCCCACAGGCCGTGCTGGATGTCTTAAAGTTCTACGACTCCAAAGAGACTGTGAACAACCAGAAATACATGAGCTTCACCTCGGGAG acAAGTCAGCACATGGGTACATAGCAGCAAACACTCTG AACCGACTGCTGTCATCTGGGCCTCCTGTCAGCCTTAGAACCTGCAGCGCATTATTTGACAAG GGTGCCAAAACATCATCGACAGAACCGCCAATCGCTCcacctgtgtcagaggaggaggatgaggaggaagaagaagaggaagaggaggacgaagatgaggatgatgatgacgaaCTGCCCCCAGTCATTGCGCCTCGTCCTGAGCATACCAAATCT ATCTACACTCGCTCAGTCATGGACCCACCAAAGCCCCCCACACCTGTGAAAGAGGTGTTGACTCCACCAGAGTCGCAGGTTCAGCCAGAgaacacatcaaacacaatGTATCGACACACTGACCGGCAGAGGAAGAAGTCTAAGATGACAGATGAGGAGATCCTGGAAAGACTCC GGAGTATTGTAAGTGTTGGGGATCCCAAAAAGAAGTACACACGCTTTGAGAAAATAGGACAAGG AGCGTCCGGCACTGTGTACACTGCCATCGACATAGCAACTGGCCAAGAG GTGGCCATTAAACAGAtgaacctgcagcagcagcccaaGAAAGAGCTGATCATCAATGAGATCTTGGTGATGAGGGAAAACAAAAACTCCAACATAGTCAACTACCTGGACAG TTTTCTTATAATGGAGGCTGCATTTATGTTAag TTACTTGGTAGGAGATGAGCTCTGGGTGGTGATGGAGTATTTGGCTGGAGGCTCGTTGACAGATGTAGTGACTGAGACCTGCATGGATGAGGGCCAGATTGCAGCAGTCTGCAGAGAG TGTCTTCAGGCTTTGGACTTCCTACACTCCAACCAAGTGATCCATAGAGATATAAAAAGTGACAATATCCTCTTGGGTATGGATGGATCTGTGAAGCTCA CCGATTTCGGCTTCTGTGCCCAGATCACTCCAGAGCAGAACAAGCGCAGCACGATGGTAGGAACGCCCTACTGGATGGCACCAGAGGTGGTGACCCGGAAGGCTTATGGCCCAAAGGTGGATATCTGGTCCCTGGGAATCATGGCGATAGAAATGGTGGAGGGAGAACCGCCTTATTTGAATGAGAATCCACTCAGG GCACTCTACCTGATTGCAACCAACGGGACTCCAGAGCTGCAGAATCCAGAGAGACTGTCATCTGTCTTCCGAGACTTCCTCAACCGCTGTCTGGAGATGGATGTGGACCGCAGAGGCTCTGCCAAGGAGTTGCTTCAG CATTCCTTCCTCAAGCTGGCAAAGCCTCTATCCAGCCTGACACCTCTGATTGTAGCTGCGAAGGAAGCCATAAAGAACAGCAGTCGCTAG
- the LOC114446635 gene encoding serine/threonine-protein kinase PAK 3 isoform X4 — MSDSVDIEEKPPAPPLRMNSSSRDSSSVNHASKPLPMAPEEKNKKVRLRSIFPGGDKTNKKKEKERPEISLPSDFEHTIHVGFDAVTGEFTGIPEQWARLLQTSNITKLEQKKNPQAVLDVLKFYDSKETVNNQKYMSFTSGDKSAHGYIAANTLGAKTSSTEPPIAPPVSEEEDEEEEEEEEEDEDEDDDDELPPVIAPRPEHTKSIYTRSVMDPPKPPTPVKEVLTPPESQVQPENTSNTMYRHTDRQRKKSKMTDEEILERLRSIVSVGDPKKKYTRFEKIGQGASGTVYTAIDIATGQEVAIKQMNLQQQPKKELIINEILVMRENKNSNIVNYLDSYLVGDELWVVMEYLAGGSLTDVVTETCMDEGQIAAVCRECLQALDFLHSNQVIHRDIKSDNILLGMDGSVKLTDFGFCAQITPEQNKRSTMVGTPYWMAPEVVTRKAYGPKVDIWSLGIMAIEMVEGEPPYLNENPLRALYLIATNGTPELQNPERLSSVFRDFLNRCLEMDVDRRGSAKELLQHSFLKLAKPLSSLTPLIVAAKEAIKNSSR; from the exons ATGTCTGATAGTGTCGATATTGAAGAGAAACCACCAGCCCCCCCCTTGAGAATGAACAGTAGTTCCCGAGACTCTTCATCAGTTAATCACGCATCTAAACCGCTTCCAATGGCTCCtgaagagaagaacaagaaaGTCCGCCTGCGCTCCATCTTTCCTGGGGGAGACAAGA cgaacaagaagaaggagaaggaacgTCCAGAGATATCCCTACCCTCAGACTTTGAACACACCATTCATGTCGGCTTTGATGCCGTAACGGGAGAATTCACA GGCATCCCAGAGCAGTGGGCACGGCTCCTACAGACCTCCAACATCACCAagctggagcagaagaagaaCCCACAGGCCGTGCTGGATGTCTTAAAGTTCTACGACTCCAAAGAGACTGTGAACAACCAGAAATACATGAGCTTCACCTCGGGAG acAAGTCAGCACATGGGTACATAGCAGCAAACACTCTG GGTGCCAAAACATCATCGACAGAACCGCCAATCGCTCcacctgtgtcagaggaggaggatgaggaggaagaagaagaggaagaggaggacgaagatgaggatgatgatgacgaaCTGCCCCCAGTCATTGCGCCTCGTCCTGAGCATACCAAATCT ATCTACACTCGCTCAGTCATGGACCCACCAAAGCCCCCCACACCTGTGAAAGAGGTGTTGACTCCACCAGAGTCGCAGGTTCAGCCAGAgaacacatcaaacacaatGTATCGACACACTGACCGGCAGAGGAAGAAGTCTAAGATGACAGATGAGGAGATCCTGGAAAGACTCC GGAGTATTGTAAGTGTTGGGGATCCCAAAAAGAAGTACACACGCTTTGAGAAAATAGGACAAGG AGCGTCCGGCACTGTGTACACTGCCATCGACATAGCAACTGGCCAAGAG GTGGCCATTAAACAGAtgaacctgcagcagcagcccaaGAAAGAGCTGATCATCAATGAGATCTTGGTGATGAGGGAAAACAAAAACTCCAACATAGTCAACTACCTGGACAG TTACTTGGTAGGAGATGAGCTCTGGGTGGTGATGGAGTATTTGGCTGGAGGCTCGTTGACAGATGTAGTGACTGAGACCTGCATGGATGAGGGCCAGATTGCAGCAGTCTGCAGAGAG TGTCTTCAGGCTTTGGACTTCCTACACTCCAACCAAGTGATCCATAGAGATATAAAAAGTGACAATATCCTCTTGGGTATGGATGGATCTGTGAAGCTCA CCGATTTCGGCTTCTGTGCCCAGATCACTCCAGAGCAGAACAAGCGCAGCACGATGGTAGGAACGCCCTACTGGATGGCACCAGAGGTGGTGACCCGGAAGGCTTATGGCCCAAAGGTGGATATCTGGTCCCTGGGAATCATGGCGATAGAAATGGTGGAGGGAGAACCGCCTTATTTGAATGAGAATCCACTCAGG GCACTCTACCTGATTGCAACCAACGGGACTCCAGAGCTGCAGAATCCAGAGAGACTGTCATCTGTCTTCCGAGACTTCCTCAACCGCTGTCTGGAGATGGATGTGGACCGCAGAGGCTCTGCCAAGGAGTTGCTTCAG CATTCCTTCCTCAAGCTGGCAAAGCCTCTATCCAGCCTGACACCTCTGATTGTAGCTGCGAAGGAAGCCATAAAGAACAGCAGTCGCTAG
- the LOC114446635 gene encoding serine/threonine-protein kinase PAK 3 isoform X3, which produces MSDSVDIEEKPPAPPLRMNSSSRDSSSVNHASKPLPMAPEEKNKKVRLRSIFPGGDKTNKKKEKERPEISLPSDFEHTIHVGFDAVTGEFTGIPEQWARLLQTSNITKLEQKKNPQAVLDVLKFYDSKETVNNQKYMSFTSGDKSAHGYIAANTLGAKTSSTEPPIAPPVSEEEDEEEEEEEEEDEDEDDDDELPPVIAPRPEHTKSIYTRSVMDPPKPPTPVKEVLTPPESQVQPENTSNTMYRHTDRQRKKSKMTDEEILERLRSIVSVGDPKKKYTRFEKIGQGASGTVYTAIDIATGQEVAIKQMNLQQQPKKELIINEILVMRENKNSNIVNYLDSFLIMEAAFMLSYLVGDELWVVMEYLAGGSLTDVVTETCMDEGQIAAVCRECLQALDFLHSNQVIHRDIKSDNILLGMDGSVKLTDFGFCAQITPEQNKRSTMVGTPYWMAPEVVTRKAYGPKVDIWSLGIMAIEMVEGEPPYLNENPLRALYLIATNGTPELQNPERLSSVFRDFLNRCLEMDVDRRGSAKELLQHSFLKLAKPLSSLTPLIVAAKEAIKNSSR; this is translated from the exons ATGTCTGATAGTGTCGATATTGAAGAGAAACCACCAGCCCCCCCCTTGAGAATGAACAGTAGTTCCCGAGACTCTTCATCAGTTAATCACGCATCTAAACCGCTTCCAATGGCTCCtgaagagaagaacaagaaaGTCCGCCTGCGCTCCATCTTTCCTGGGGGAGACAAGA cgaacaagaagaaggagaaggaacgTCCAGAGATATCCCTACCCTCAGACTTTGAACACACCATTCATGTCGGCTTTGATGCCGTAACGGGAGAATTCACA GGCATCCCAGAGCAGTGGGCACGGCTCCTACAGACCTCCAACATCACCAagctggagcagaagaagaaCCCACAGGCCGTGCTGGATGTCTTAAAGTTCTACGACTCCAAAGAGACTGTGAACAACCAGAAATACATGAGCTTCACCTCGGGAG acAAGTCAGCACATGGGTACATAGCAGCAAACACTCTG GGTGCCAAAACATCATCGACAGAACCGCCAATCGCTCcacctgtgtcagaggaggaggatgaggaggaagaagaagaggaagaggaggacgaagatgaggatgatgatgacgaaCTGCCCCCAGTCATTGCGCCTCGTCCTGAGCATACCAAATCT ATCTACACTCGCTCAGTCATGGACCCACCAAAGCCCCCCACACCTGTGAAAGAGGTGTTGACTCCACCAGAGTCGCAGGTTCAGCCAGAgaacacatcaaacacaatGTATCGACACACTGACCGGCAGAGGAAGAAGTCTAAGATGACAGATGAGGAGATCCTGGAAAGACTCC GGAGTATTGTAAGTGTTGGGGATCCCAAAAAGAAGTACACACGCTTTGAGAAAATAGGACAAGG AGCGTCCGGCACTGTGTACACTGCCATCGACATAGCAACTGGCCAAGAG GTGGCCATTAAACAGAtgaacctgcagcagcagcccaaGAAAGAGCTGATCATCAATGAGATCTTGGTGATGAGGGAAAACAAAAACTCCAACATAGTCAACTACCTGGACAG TTTTCTTATAATGGAGGCTGCATTTATGTTAag TTACTTGGTAGGAGATGAGCTCTGGGTGGTGATGGAGTATTTGGCTGGAGGCTCGTTGACAGATGTAGTGACTGAGACCTGCATGGATGAGGGCCAGATTGCAGCAGTCTGCAGAGAG TGTCTTCAGGCTTTGGACTTCCTACACTCCAACCAAGTGATCCATAGAGATATAAAAAGTGACAATATCCTCTTGGGTATGGATGGATCTGTGAAGCTCA CCGATTTCGGCTTCTGTGCCCAGATCACTCCAGAGCAGAACAAGCGCAGCACGATGGTAGGAACGCCCTACTGGATGGCACCAGAGGTGGTGACCCGGAAGGCTTATGGCCCAAAGGTGGATATCTGGTCCCTGGGAATCATGGCGATAGAAATGGTGGAGGGAGAACCGCCTTATTTGAATGAGAATCCACTCAGG GCACTCTACCTGATTGCAACCAACGGGACTCCAGAGCTGCAGAATCCAGAGAGACTGTCATCTGTCTTCCGAGACTTCCTCAACCGCTGTCTGGAGATGGATGTGGACCGCAGAGGCTCTGCCAAGGAGTTGCTTCAG CATTCCTTCCTCAAGCTGGCAAAGCCTCTATCCAGCCTGACACCTCTGATTGTAGCTGCGAAGGAAGCCATAAAGAACAGCAGTCGCTAG